Part of the Halalkalibacter krulwichiae genome is shown below.
AACCCTCGTAATCATCCATCGATCAATTACACAGATGTGGTCGATGAACCAGGCCAACACTCTTTCTGGCCAGGACAATTAGGAATGGCAGCTACGCGTAATGTAGATGCGGTAAGAGAATTTGCTGAAATTGCAGCACAGGAATGGAGAGCAATGGGAATCCGTAAAATCTACGGATACACCGCTGACCTAGCAACAGATCCACTTTGGTCAAGAATTGAGGAAACATTCGGAGAGGATCCACAACTTTCAGCAGATATGATGACAGCTCTAGTAAAAGGTTTCCAAGGTGAGGAACTTGGACCAGATAGCATCGCGAAAACCGTGAAACACTTCCCAGGTGGAGGAGCGCGAGAAGATGGTCTAGACCCGCACTTCCCTGAAGGAAAAAGAAATCCATATCCAACTCCAGGAAGTTTAATGGATTACCATATCATACCTTTCCAAGCAGTGATTGATGCAGGTGTAAGCTCATTAATGCCTTACTATTCATTCCCAAGCAATGATTTAAGTGCAGATCAAGGATTGCCTTGGCATAGTGAAGATCAACAGTTCGAGGAAGTGGGCTTTACGTTCAACTCAGCGTTTATTAACGATCTTTTACGTGAGGAAATGGGCTTTAAAGGATATATCAACTCAGATACAGGAGCAGTTACAAGCAGAGCGTTCGGTCTTGAAGATTTACCGGCAGTAGAAAGGTTCGCAAGAGCAATTAATGCTGGTACAGACCTTATTTCTGGTAACTCTGATCCACAACCTATCATTGACACAGTCGACCAAGGACTAGTTTCTGAAGATAGAATTGATGAAGCTGTTTCACGCTTACTTACAGAAATGTATACATTAGGTTTATTTGAAAATCCATATGTAGATCCAGAGAAAGCTCTTGAAGTGGTCGATCGTCCAGAATCACAAGAAAAGGCCGATGTCTTACACCGTGAATCAGTCGTTCTAATGAAAAATGAGGATAACGTTTTACCATTACGCAATAAACAAATCAATGACATCGTCCTTTATGTAGAAATGTTTACAACGGCAGATAATGATGAAGAAATTACGGCAGGATTAATGGATCTAATTGAAGAATACGATGGCGCAATTACATTAACAGATAATCTTGATGAAGCGACACATGCCTTTGTTTGGGTTCAACCTGTACAAGAAATGTGGGAAAATAATGTAGTTATAACCGTTGGAGAAGGAACAGGAATTGATGATGTAGACAGAATTGTAGAAATCCAACAAACTGTTCCAACGATTACAACTATTAGCATGACAAACCCTTGGTTACTTGAA
Proteins encoded:
- a CDS encoding glycoside hydrolase family 3 protein, producing MVKVRQEKKKSKFKNRCKKLFVSTLAVSLVVPAIAVGANDDDDREDLGYVPPTDGSEVEFISTFDRLNFVETGDTVLGIANEDNIITSDGYYFKDLNGNGELDPYEDWRLPVEERVENLVSQMTLKQKAGLMNINTHRINLDLEDGEYVVEDDQLIVDRGMRYTIFRTTESANVVAQYTNQLQEVAEKQPLGIPVVVTSNPRNHPSINYTDVVDEPGQHSFWPGQLGMAATRNVDAVREFAEIAAQEWRAMGIRKIYGYTADLATDPLWSRIEETFGEDPQLSADMMTALVKGFQGEELGPDSIAKTVKHFPGGGAREDGLDPHFPEGKRNPYPTPGSLMDYHIIPFQAVIDAGVSSLMPYYSFPSNDLSADQGLPWHSEDQQFEEVGFTFNSAFINDLLREEMGFKGYINSDTGAVTSRAFGLEDLPAVERFARAINAGTDLISGNSDPQPIIDTVDQGLVSEDRIDEAVSRLLTEMYTLGLFENPYVDPEKALEVVDRPESQEKADVLHRESVVLMKNEDNVLPLRNKQINDIVLYVEMFTTADNDEEITAGLMDLIEEYDGAITLTDNLDEATHAFVWVQPVQEMWENNVVITVGEGTGIDDVDRIVEIQQTVPTITTISMTNPWLLEKIEENAAAVIATFGVKTEALWDVVRGEFNPTGTLPFTIPASMEAIENGAGDIPGYLEDESYAYKNSADDQYWFGFGLSYENYEQLLLTELQEQTEDYIASGDISGPVVNQLTNQLKQSQHHLDKGSKEQATHFVNNYLSHLQRDANSRHITTEAKESLTKVASGIIEKW